A window of Acidaminococcales bacterium contains these coding sequences:
- the thiW gene encoding energy coupling factor transporter S component ThiW, translated as MEKKTLSRARLRRMVLLSMLAAIGVVLSPILRVPGMAPMQHFINVICAVLLGPWYALACALLIAIIRMSLLGINLLALTGAVFGAPLAGVFYRATGYLPAAAAGEIIGTGIIGAMVSYPVMAFVYGNAEVALFTYIPSFIAGTVIGGVLGTVFLQALKRQGTLRRLIDRLWEGKA; from the coding sequence GTGGAGAAGAAAACTTTGTCCCGCGCCCGTCTGCGGCGCATGGTCCTTTTATCGATGCTGGCGGCGATCGGCGTGGTGCTCTCGCCTATCCTGCGCGTTCCCGGCATGGCGCCCATGCAACATTTCATCAATGTTATTTGCGCGGTGCTTTTAGGGCCGTGGTACGCTTTGGCCTGCGCGCTCCTGATCGCCATTATACGCATGTCGCTTCTGGGCATCAACCTGCTGGCACTGACCGGCGCGGTTTTCGGCGCTCCACTGGCCGGCGTGTTCTACCGGGCGACCGGTTATCTGCCGGCCGCCGCCGCCGGGGAAATAATCGGCACGGGCATAATCGGGGCGATGGTTTCTTATCCGGTCATGGCCTTTGTTTACGGCAACGCCGAGGTCGCCCTTTTTACTTATATACCTTCTTTTATCGCCGGCACGGTCATCGGCGGCGTTTTGGGAACAGTCTTCCTGCAGGCGCTGAAAAGGCAGGGCACTTTGCGGCGCCTGATCGATCGCCTGTGGGAGGGCAAAGCATGA
- the thiM gene encoding hydroxyethylthiazole kinase, translating into MIGELRALRAAVKDAAPLIHCLTNHITINDCANALLSVGARPVMAEHPGETREITRCAQALMVNLGNITDERMRSMLLSGRQAKEGGLPCVIDLAGVAASTLRLDFARKFIAECNPCLIKGNASEMLSLLQGRPRGGGVDAIAEDKSLPLTALADAAARLSERHGTAVLISGAADIIVRPPALVAVENGDPLLAAITGTGCVQGALAAAFVSCGDVFAGAVLAAALLSVCAEEAARKAKSPGSFKTALFDRLYDLPDRVFAAQVRIRGLEDEIF; encoded by the coding sequence ATGATCGGCGAATTGCGGGCGCTGCGCGCCGCCGTAAAGGATGCCGCCCCGCTCATTCACTGCCTGACCAACCACATAACCATAAACGATTGCGCCAACGCGCTTTTATCTGTGGGCGCCAGGCCGGTCATGGCCGAACACCCCGGCGAAACGCGGGAGATAACTCGCTGCGCCCAGGCGTTGATGGTCAATCTCGGCAACATAACCGACGAGCGGATGCGTTCCATGCTCTTGTCCGGCCGGCAGGCGAAAGAAGGCGGCCTGCCCTGCGTCATTGACTTGGCCGGCGTGGCCGCCAGTACGCTCCGGCTGGATTTTGCGCGAAAATTCATCGCCGAATGCAACCCTTGCCTGATAAAAGGCAATGCAAGCGAAATGCTTTCCCTGCTCCAGGGCCGGCCGCGCGGCGGCGGCGTAGATGCCATCGCCGAGGACAAATCGCTGCCGTTAACCGCCCTGGCGGACGCGGCGGCACGCTTGTCAGAGCGCCACGGTACGGCCGTGCTGATAAGCGGCGCGGCGGACATAATCGTCCGCCCGCCCGCGCTTGTCGCGGTGGAAAACGGCGACCCCCTTCTGGCCGCCATTACCGGCACGGGCTGTGTGCAAGGCGCCCTGGCGGCGGCTTTTGTCAGTTGCGGGGATGTTTTTGCAGGCGCGGTACTGGCGGCGGCATTGCTTTCCGTATGCGCGGAGGAAGCGGCGCGCAAAGCCAAAAGCCCGGGCAGTTTTAAAACAGCTCTTTTCGACAGGCTGTACGATTTGCCTGACCGGGTTTTCGCCGCGCAAGTAAGAATACGGGGGCTGGAAGATGAAATTTTTTGA